A stretch of the Lactuca sativa cultivar Salinas chromosome 9, Lsat_Salinas_v11, whole genome shotgun sequence genome encodes the following:
- the LOC111906751 gene encoding uncharacterized protein LOC111906751, with amino-acid sequence MDVDNNIQDVDVDMGDFTLNVESDVESGHEPEDMEVINNEEFESLDEGSDQDRERRALIKNLRKEKRCSLRVVHKQSFSVGDKFNSKKELKEAIDLHALESRRNLFFKKNDNVRLRAQCRGVVPVTNKGQVGSQATTSKRKGKELKTQKVTCGWYIHASRSNPESDWFIRTLNQTHTCLQTRKLRACTASLISKKIFDQVEANPDIPLRAIQDHFQKTYQVGVSMDKVFRAKDKARKHITGDYTKQYELLRDYVLELQATNPDTTVKIDVCSEPNPDSPTRQFRRIYVCLGPLKKGFKACLRDLLGFDGAFMKGPFPGQVLSAVGLDPNNGIYPLAYGIVESENTESWKWFLDNLGDDLDLGRNSNFTFISDRQKGLHTAVEQIFPNVEHRYCIRHIHDNMRKRWRQTEYRDHLWRCASATTIPEFEHLMKKFSQYDKEACEWLKQIPPKHWARSHFSVSDVLISNMCEVFNGKIEKGRDKPVIGCLEFIREYLMKRICNVMKEMKKAKGPLTPTATDILTARKTVASQYIARWNGGDKYQVTGALQDQHVVDVRNKTCTCRKWELIGIPCRHAIATLNEMSKDPEADLDIYKWVHKVYFLETWKKAYSFKVEPIKGRSMWPKSECPTKLIPPPHRTQVGRPKKNRRQSEGERLSKKQKASQGDGVNAAQEGGSQKPTNDGVQKLSRKHISVTCSKCKNKGHNSRTCKGQGGNQSKK; translated from the exons ATGGATGTTGACAACAATATACAGGATGTGGATGTGGACATGGGAGATTTCACTCTCAATGTTGAAAGTGATGTGGAAAGTGGGCATGAACCTGAAGATATGGAAGTGATTAACAATGAGGAATTTGAATCTTTGGATGAAGGATCCGACCAAGACAGAGAGAGAAGAGCTCTTATCAAGaatttgagaaaagaaaaaaggTGCAGTCTTAGGGTAGTACATAAACAATCTTTTTCAGTTGGAGATAAATTTAATAGTAAAAAAGAATTAAAGGAGGCAATTGATCTGCATGCACTAGAATCAAGAAGGAatcttttctttaaaaaaaatgacaATGTAAGGCTTAGGGCACAGTGTAGAGGTGTTGTACCTGTCACCAATAAAGGCCAAGTGGGTAGTCAAGCTACCACTTCAAAAAGAAAGGGTAAAGAATTAAAGACACAAAAAGTAACATGTGGTTGGTACATTCATGCATCTAGGTCAAATCCTGAATCCGACTGGTTTATAAGGACCTTAAACCAAACTCACACATGTTTGCAAACAAGGAAACTCAGGGCTTGTACTGCTTCTTTAATCAGCAAGAAAATCTTTGATCAAGTTGAGGCGAATCCAGATATACCTTTGAGAGCCATACAAGATCACTTTCAAAAGACCTACCAAGTGGGTGTTAGTATGGACAAGGTGTTCAGGGCAAAGGATAAGGCAAGAAAGCATATAACTGGTGACTACACAAAGCAGTATGAACTGTTGAGGGACTATGTTCTCGAACTTCAAGCCACCAACCCAGACACCACAGTGAAAATAGATGTATGTTCTGAGCCTAACCCTGATTCCCCAACTAGGCAGTTTAGAAGAATTTATGTGTGCTTGGGTCCACTGAAAAAAGGGTTCAAGGcatgccttagggacttattAGGTTTTGATGGTGCCTTCATGAAAGGACCATTCCCTGGGCAAGTCCTTTCAGCAGTTGGTCTTGATCCCAATAATGGAATTTACCCATTAGCATATGGGATTGTTGAGTCTGAAAACACAGAAAGCTGGAAATGGTTTTTAGATAACCTTGGGGATGACTTGGACCTTGGAAGAAACTCAAATTTTACTTTCATAAGTGACAGGCAAAAG GGTTTACATACTGCAGTTGAGCAAATTTTTCCCAATGTTGAGCATAGATATTGTATCAGACATATTCATGACAATATGAGGAAAAGATGGAGGCAAACAGAGTACAGGGACCACTTATGGAGGTGTGCATCAGCTACCACCATTCCTGAGTTTGAACATTTGATGAAGAAGTTTAGTCAGTATGATAAGGAGGCATGTGAATGGTTGAAGCAAATTCCTCCTAAACATTGGGCAAGGAGTCATTTTTCAG TTTCTGATGTGTTGATATCAaacatgtgtgaagtgtttaatggGAAGATAGAGAAAGGAAGGGATAAACCTGTCATTGGATGTTTAGAATTCATAAGGGAGTATCTAATGAAGAGGATATGCAATGTCATGAAGGAAATGAAAAAGGCTAAAGGTCCATTAACACCCACAGCAACAGACATCCTAACTGCAAGAAAAACAGTTGCTTCACAATACATTGCTAGGTGGAATGGGGGAGACAAGTATCAAGTCACAGGAGCTTTGCAGGATCAACATGTGGTTGATGTTAGGAACAAAACATGCACTTGCAGAAAATGGGAATTAATTGGAATTCCATGCAGACATGCAATTGCAACTCTGAATGAGATGAGTAAAGACCCAGAGGCTGACCTTGACATTTACAAATGGGTTCACAAGGTGTATTTTCTAGAGACATGGAAAAAGGCTTATTCTTTTAAGGTGGAGCCaattaagggtagatccatgTGGCCCAAAAGTGAATGTCCCACAAAGCTAATCCCTCCTCCACATCGCACTCAGGTGGGAAGGCCTAAGAAAAACAGAAGACAAAGTGAGGGTGAAAGGTTAAGCAAAAAGCAGAAGGCAAGTCAAGGTGATGGAGTGAATGCTGCACAAGAAGGAGGTTCCCAAAAACCAACAAATGATGGAGTGCAGAAGCTATCAAGGAAGCATATCAGTGTTACTTGTAGCAAATGCAAGAACAAGGGACACAACTCTAGGACCTGTAAAGGGCAAGGTGGGAATCAATCCAAGAAGTAA
- the LOC111906750 gene encoding gamma-interferon-responsive lysosomal thiol protein has protein sequence MASWHHKMVVLIFLLAMARSYGVEDKVKVSLYYESLCPYCANFIVNQLGKALYEGNLVSIVDLRMIPWGNTQFAPNNAWICQHGPDECLIDMVEACAIDLLPHSGLWFEMIKCIEELNLQGKHGEWKSCMNSLKIHPQPITDCYQSRKGVDLELKFADETNHLNPPHRFVPWLLVNDKPLQEDYQNFVAYICNAYRGQNKPKACEQHVLETNAFKEANSSHHVCYSGEIEQSLPFNYNL, from the exons ATGGCTTCTTGGCATCATAAGATGGTAGTGTTGATCTTCCTGTTGGCAATGGCAAGATCATATGGTGTTGAAGATAAAGTGAAGGTCTCATTGTACTATGAATCTTTATGCCCATATTGTGCAAATTTCATTGTGAATCAACTGGGTAAAGCTTTGTATGAAGGAAACCTCGTCTCCATTGTAGAtcttaggatgataccttggggTAATACTCAATTTGCTCCTAACAATGCTTGGATTTGCCAG CATGGCCCTGATGAATGTTTGATTGATATGGTGGAGGCTTGTGCAATCGACTTGTTGCCTCATTCG GGACTATGGTTTGAAATGATCAAGTGTATTGAAGAATTGAATTTGCAAGGAAAACATGGTGAATGGAAATCTTGTATGAATTCACTCAAAATTCACCCACAACCCATCACGGATTGTTACCAAAGTAGAAAAGGTGTTGAT CTTGAACTAAAATTTGCTGATGAGACAAACCATCTCAACCCTCCTCACAGATTTGTCCCATGGCTTCTTGTTAATGACAAACCACTTCaagag GACTACCAGAATTTTGTTGCATACATCTGCAATGCATACAGGGGTCAAAACAAACCGAAAGCTTGTGAGCAACATGTACTCGAGACAAATGCTTTCAAAGAGGCAAATTCCAGCCATCATGTTTGCTATTCTGGTGAAATCGAGCAATCCCTTCCATTCAACTATAACTTGTAA